Proteins from a genomic interval of Granulicella sp. L56:
- the uvrA gene encoding excinuclease ABC subunit UvrA produces the protein MSDLKSEQKPDQITIRGARTHNLKGIDVDIPHNALTVVSGVSGSGKSSLAFDTVYAEGQRRYVESLSAYARQFLERIEKPDVDFMDGLAPAIAIKQKNQTRNPRSTVATATEIYDYLRLLYARCGTVTCLHCGGIVRHDTVDEIVSTLLALPEGTRTYALFPILRAEIKLEPMQVPTQEAVEAEAPKPKKAASKKSAKVTTAPKAIDITDSLKERLTELRRRGYNRLYQTGKIVEFSTPESLLELDFTKPIFVLADRLAISPDSRARIVDAIETGYRESGEIQFHTVAREDEEESQHLRFSAAFECSTCHRAYREPEPRLFSFNNPYGACPRCQGFGNTIDFDPNLIIPDKSKTLNQGAIAPWTTTKYRPHHGEMVRAAKAAKIPLDTPWYDLTSDQQRFIEDGSGSFPGIRGFFAALERKKYKLHVRVFLSKYRGYALCPDCRGQRLRAEARAVLINDRNICETSALTITGAQEFFDNLQLSPAQAEIAGKILEEVRQRIHFLHQVGLDYLTLDRLSSTLSGGESQRIQLATSLGSRLVGALYVLDEPSIGLHTRDTAKLIRIMKDLRDLGNTILVVEHDPDVIRAADHLLDLGPGAGELGGHLLASGTVAEVTANPNSITGRYLSGRATIPIPHGRREPGREHLKLTGARIHNLRGVDLDIPLNLLCVVTGVSGSGKSTIVHQVLYRALMQSLGQTEGGDPAHLYRELSGTQHLNDVILVDQSPIGRTPRSNPVTYIKAFDDIRALFAAQPDAKRKGFGPGHFSFNVPGGRCDVCEGDGTVTVEMQFLADIELPCEECNGTRYKSATLEIKYKNKNIYDVLSMTVKEALVYFAGHPKIVDKLYVLDEVGLGYVRLGQSATTLSGGEAQRVKLASHLATARSITGRSGNEAAAKARSRTLYILDEPTTGLHFDDVAKLLAAFHKLIEGGGSLLVIEHNLDVIKSADWVIDMGPEGGSGGGQIVATGTPEEIAANPASHTGHWLAPVLHLTPPLTESELLTTP, from the coding sequence ATGAGCGACCTAAAGTCCGAGCAAAAACCCGATCAGATTACAATCCGCGGAGCCCGCACCCACAACCTTAAGGGCATCGACGTCGACATCCCACACAACGCCCTCACCGTCGTCAGCGGCGTCTCGGGCTCGGGAAAATCCTCGCTCGCCTTCGACACCGTCTACGCCGAGGGACAGCGACGCTATGTCGAATCGCTCTCCGCCTACGCGCGCCAGTTTCTCGAACGCATCGAAAAGCCTGACGTAGATTTTATGGATGGTCTCGCCCCGGCCATCGCCATTAAGCAGAAGAACCAGACTCGCAATCCTCGCTCCACGGTTGCGACCGCGACCGAGATCTACGACTATCTCCGCCTCCTCTACGCGCGCTGCGGCACCGTGACCTGCCTGCACTGCGGCGGCATCGTCCGCCACGACACCGTGGACGAGATCGTCTCCACCCTCCTCGCCCTGCCCGAAGGCACACGCACCTACGCCCTCTTCCCCATCCTCCGCGCCGAGATCAAACTCGAGCCCATGCAGGTGCCCACACAGGAAGCAGTAGAAGCAGAAGCCCCCAAGCCCAAAAAGGCCGCCTCAAAAAAATCCGCCAAAGTCACAACCGCTCCCAAAGCCATCGACATCACCGACTCTCTCAAAGAGCGGCTTACCGAACTTCGCCGCCGAGGCTACAACCGCCTCTATCAAACGGGCAAGATCGTCGAATTCTCTACTCCAGAGTCTCTCCTCGAACTCGACTTCACAAAGCCCATCTTCGTTCTCGCAGACCGTCTCGCTATCAGCCCCGACTCCCGCGCCCGCATCGTAGACGCCATCGAGACCGGCTACCGCGAGTCCGGCGAGATCCAGTTCCATACCGTTGCGCGTGAAGACGAAGAAGAGTCGCAGCACCTCCGTTTCAGCGCAGCCTTCGAGTGCAGCACCTGCCACCGCGCCTACCGCGAGCCAGAGCCTCGCCTCTTCTCCTTCAACAATCCCTACGGCGCCTGCCCGCGCTGTCAGGGCTTCGGCAACACCATCGACTTCGACCCCAACCTCATCATCCCCGACAAGTCGAAGACGCTCAACCAAGGCGCCATCGCTCCTTGGACCACCACCAAGTACCGCCCCCACCACGGCGAGATGGTCCGCGCCGCCAAGGCTGCAAAGATTCCTCTCGACACTCCCTGGTACGATCTCACCTCCGACCAGCAGCGCTTCATCGAAGACGGCAGCGGCAGCTTCCCCGGCATCCGCGGCTTCTTCGCCGCGCTCGAACGCAAAAAATATAAGCTGCACGTCCGCGTCTTCCTCTCGAAATATCGCGGCTACGCTCTCTGCCCCGACTGCCGTGGCCAGCGTCTCCGCGCCGAAGCCCGCGCCGTCCTCATCAACGACCGCAACATCTGCGAGACCTCCGCGCTCACCATCACAGGCGCGCAGGAGTTCTTCGACAATCTGCAGCTATCACCTGCACAGGCCGAGATCGCCGGAAAGATCCTCGAAGAAGTCCGTCAACGCATCCACTTCCTGCATCAGGTCGGTCTCGACTACCTCACCCTCGACCGCCTCAGCTCCACGCTCTCCGGCGGCGAATCACAACGCATCCAACTGGCCACATCGCTTGGCTCGCGCCTCGTAGGCGCGCTGTATGTGCTGGACGAGCCCAGCATCGGGCTTCACACTCGCGACACTGCCAAGCTCATCCGCATCATGAAAGATTTGCGCGACCTCGGCAACACCATCCTCGTCGTCGAGCACGACCCCGACGTCATCCGCGCCGCCGATCATCTCCTTGACCTCGGCCCCGGCGCAGGCGAGCTCGGCGGACATCTCCTCGCCTCGGGAACCGTAGCCGAGGTCACCGCCAATCCCAACTCCATCACTGGCCGATACCTCTCCGGCCGAGCCACTATCCCCATTCCCCATGGCCGCCGCGAGCCCGGACGCGAGCACCTCAAACTCACCGGAGCCCGCATCCACAACCTGCGCGGCGTCGATCTCGATATTCCGCTCAACCTTCTCTGCGTCGTCACCGGCGTCAGTGGCAGCGGCAAATCCACCATCGTCCATCAGGTCCTCTACCGAGCACTCATGCAGTCCCTCGGCCAAACCGAAGGCGGCGATCCCGCGCATCTCTACCGCGAACTCTCGGGCACGCAACACCTCAATGACGTCATCCTCGTCGATCAGTCCCCCATCGGCCGAACCCCGCGCTCCAACCCCGTCACCTATATCAAGGCCTTCGACGATATCCGCGCCCTCTTCGCCGCGCAGCCCGACGCCAAGCGAAAGGGTTTCGGCCCCGGCCACTTCTCCTTTAATGTCCCCGGCGGACGCTGCGATGTCTGCGAAGGCGACGGCACCGTGACGGTCGAGATGCAGTTCCTCGCCGACATCGAGCTCCCCTGCGAAGAATGCAACGGTACCCGTTACAAATCCGCCACCCTCGAGATCAAATACAAAAATAAAAATATTTACGATGTCCTAAGCATGACCGTCAAAGAAGCCCTTGTCTACTTCGCCGGCCATCCCAAAATCGTCGACAAGCTCTATGTGCTCGACGAAGTCGGCCTCGGCTACGTCCGCCTCGGCCAATCCGCTACTACGCTCTCGGGCGGCGAAGCCCAGCGCGTCAAGCTGGCCTCGCACCTCGCCACCGCACGCAGCATCACTGGCCGCTCGGGCAACGAAGCCGCAGCCAAAGCGCGCAGCCGCACCCTCTACATCCTAGACGAGCCCACCACCGGTCTCCACTTCGACGACGTAGCGAAACTTCTCGCCGCCTTCCACAAACTCATCGAAGGCGGAGGCTCGCTCCTCGTCATCGAGCACAATCTCGACGTCATCAAATCCGCCGACTGGGTCATCGACATGGGCCCCGAAGGCGGCAGCGGCGGCGGCCAGATCGTCGCCACCGGCACTCCGGAAGAGATCGCCGCCAATCCCGCCTCGCATACTGGCCACTGGCTCGCGCCCGTCCTCCACCTCACTCCGCCACTCACCGAATCAGAGCTTCTGACAACGCCATAG
- a CDS encoding arsenate reductase ArsC encodes MYRVIFACIHNAGRSQMAAAFFNHLADPQKAEAVSAGTEPGLRVHPEVLAVMHEVGIDLSEAKPQKLTEALAGDAQLLITMGCGEQCPYIPGLRRDDWPLPDPKGRPLDEVRTVRDDIRSRVSELLNAKGFAMAQGAK; translated from the coding sequence ATGTACAGGGTAATCTTTGCGTGCATCCACAATGCAGGCCGCTCACAGATGGCAGCAGCTTTCTTCAATCATCTCGCCGACCCTCAAAAAGCGGAAGCCGTATCTGCGGGAACTGAACCCGGCCTGCGGGTGCATCCTGAGGTTCTGGCTGTCATGCACGAGGTGGGCATCGACCTGAGCGAAGCGAAGCCGCAAAAGCTGACAGAGGCACTGGCGGGGGACGCGCAATTGCTCATTACGATGGGGTGCGGTGAGCAATGCCCCTATATTCCGGGGTTGCGCCGCGATGATTGGCCGCTGCCCGATCCTAAAGGCAGGCCCCTCGATGAAGTACGCACTGTGCGAGACGACATTCGAAGCCGGGTTTCAGAGCTGCTGAATGCCAAAGGTTTCGCCATGGCTCAAGGCGCGAAGTAG
- a CDS encoding M48 family peptidase gives MSSALIPIFQEQYRDLRPRAPIPPLDIRFRRFTSLNTTIRLREGQLHVRLSDLLEAAPESVHRAIAHILLAKLYKKPIAPIHADRYRRHVSSEAVSRQAEHIRQTRGRKRILTPVGHHYDLDEVFESLNTRFFYGLLGRPTLTWSAHHARRMLGHYDAAHNTIMVSRVFDRPDTPRCAIEYLLYHEMLHLKHPVRVKAGRRCVHSREFQAEERLFPELEEAKAYLKRI, from the coding sequence ATGTCGTCCGCACTCATCCCTATCTTTCAAGAGCAGTATCGAGATCTGCGCCCGCGGGCTCCGATTCCTCCACTTGATATCCGCTTTCGCCGCTTCACCTCGCTCAACACCACGATTCGACTGCGCGAAGGCCAGCTTCATGTTCGGCTCTCCGATCTGCTGGAGGCGGCACCGGAATCCGTTCATCGCGCCATCGCGCATATCCTGCTGGCCAAGCTTTACAAGAAGCCGATTGCTCCCATTCATGCCGACCGCTACCGGCGCCATGTGTCGTCGGAGGCGGTCTCGCGTCAGGCCGAGCATATTCGGCAGACGCGCGGACGCAAGCGCATCCTTACCCCTGTCGGTCATCACTACGATCTTGATGAGGTCTTCGAGTCGCTCAACACGCGATTTTTTTATGGCCTGCTCGGACGACCCACGCTTACGTGGAGCGCTCACCATGCGCGTCGCATGTTGGGCCACTATGATGCCGCGCACAATACGATTATGGTCAGCCGCGTCTTCGACCGGCCCGATACACCGCGCTGCGCTATCGAATATCTGCTGTATCACGAGATGCTTCACTTGAAGCATCCGGTCCGCGTCAAGGCTGGACGACGTTGCGTCCACTCGCGGGAGTTTCAGGCAGAAGAACGCCTCTTCCCTGAGTTGGAAGAGGCGAAGGCTTACCTGAAACGCATTTAG
- the arsM gene encoding arsenite methyltransferase, producing MSEQLLNSVKSKYGAVAESTLSNDHAGVKAVAEAFGYSAEELTSIPAGANMGLSCGNPTATAHLKPGEVVVDLGSGGGLDVFLASRMVGPEGRAIGIDMTTAMIERARENAQKGGYTNVEFYQSTIDQIPLADASVDCIISNCVVNLAPDKPAVFREIARVLKPGGRVALSDIALKHDLPEAVAQSMAAYVGCIAGAILIDDYRAGLLAAGFEHVEIVDSGADLNAYAKVENQAGCCSPGMEAGSPFQVIEEACCSPATNEPSLHEELTTLLSQYDVNEAAATVKVYAIKPKTV from the coding sequence ATGTCAGAGCAGCTATTGAATTCGGTGAAGTCGAAGTACGGCGCGGTTGCGGAGAGCACGTTATCGAACGATCATGCAGGCGTGAAGGCGGTCGCGGAGGCCTTTGGCTATAGTGCCGAAGAACTGACTTCGATTCCTGCCGGGGCCAATATGGGACTCTCCTGCGGCAACCCCACGGCAACGGCCCACTTGAAGCCGGGCGAAGTTGTGGTCGATCTCGGCTCGGGCGGCGGCCTCGACGTTTTTCTTGCCTCTCGGATGGTTGGCCCCGAAGGTCGCGCTATCGGCATTGATATGACGACAGCGATGATTGAGCGGGCACGTGAGAATGCGCAGAAGGGCGGTTATACCAATGTGGAGTTCTATCAATCCACCATTGACCAGATCCCGCTCGCGGATGCCTCTGTCGATTGCATCATCTCGAATTGCGTCGTCAATCTTGCGCCGGACAAGCCAGCCGTCTTCCGAGAGATTGCGCGTGTTCTCAAGCCGGGCGGTCGCGTCGCATTAAGTGATATTGCGTTGAAACACGATCTGCCCGAAGCTGTCGCCCAGAGTATGGCAGCGTACGTCGGCTGCATCGCCGGAGCTATTTTGATTGACGACTATCGCGCCGGGCTGCTCGCAGCCGGATTTGAGCATGTAGAAATCGTAGACAGCGGAGCCGACTTGAATGCATACGCCAAGGTCGAAAACCAGGCAGGCTGTTGCTCGCCCGGCATGGAAGCAGGCAGTCCCTTTCAGGTCATCGAAGAAGCCTGCTGCTCGCCCGCAACGAACGAGCCGTCGCTGCATGAGGAGCTGACGACGCTTCTCTCGCAGTATGACGTGAACGAAGCGGCAGCCACCGTGAAGGTCTACGCCATCAAACCTAAGACGGTATAG
- a CDS encoding MFS transporter, producing the protein MITKTQPKRINTPRQVLFASMVGTTVEFFDFYIYATAAVLVFPRLFFPSSDPATSTLESLATFGIAFLARPIGSALFGHFGDRIGRKRTLVIALSTMGLSTFAIGILPSYRLIGLAAPLLLALCRFGQGIGLGGEWGGAVLLAVENAPPNKRALYGMFPQLGAPLGFLLSGGTFLLLSRWLTDSQFFAFGWRLPFIASSVLVLLGLYVRLTITETPVFQASMQNAEPVGIPIFTVLRRHTRALVAGILVCLATFVLFYLMTVFALSWGTTALHYSRGSFLFIQLFGILFFAIMIPISALIAERGRKPVMMGATVLIGLFGFVLAPLFTAGTVGATVMMALGLALMGMTYGPLGTVVSELFPTPVRYTGSSLAFSMAGILGASLAPYAATWLAKSYGLQYVGYYLTASAVLTFFGLLLIRETKDDDLTVSAL; encoded by the coding sequence ATGATTACAAAAACGCAACCAAAGCGTATCAATACGCCGCGCCAGGTTCTCTTTGCCAGCATGGTTGGCACGACCGTCGAATTTTTCGACTTCTACATCTATGCCACGGCTGCGGTGCTGGTCTTTCCCCGGCTCTTTTTTCCGTCCTCTGATCCGGCTACTTCCACGCTGGAGTCACTGGCCACCTTCGGCATCGCGTTTCTTGCGCGGCCGATCGGTTCGGCGCTCTTCGGCCACTTCGGTGACCGCATCGGCCGCAAGAGAACGCTGGTGATCGCTTTGTCTACGATGGGCCTTTCGACCTTTGCGATTGGAATTCTGCCCTCGTATCGCCTCATTGGGTTGGCCGCTCCTTTGCTGCTTGCGCTCTGCCGGTTTGGGCAGGGCATCGGGCTGGGCGGCGAATGGGGCGGCGCGGTGTTGCTTGCGGTGGAGAATGCTCCGCCGAACAAGCGCGCTCTTTACGGCATGTTTCCGCAGCTCGGCGCTCCGCTTGGCTTTTTGCTCTCGGGCGGAACTTTCCTGCTGCTTTCGCGCTGGCTTACGGACAGTCAGTTCTTCGCCTTCGGCTGGCGGCTGCCGTTTATTGCCAGCTCGGTGCTGGTGCTGCTTGGTCTCTATGTTCGCCTGACGATTACAGAGACGCCGGTCTTTCAGGCCTCGATGCAGAACGCCGAACCTGTGGGCATTCCGATTTTTACTGTCCTGCGTCGTCATACGCGTGCGCTGGTGGCTGGGATTCTGGTCTGCCTGGCGACGTTCGTTCTGTTTTATCTGATGACGGTCTTTGCGCTGTCGTGGGGGACTACCGCTCTGCACTACAGTCGTGGGAGTTTTCTGTTCATTCAGCTCTTCGGCATTCTCTTCTTCGCGATCATGATCCCTATCTCTGCGCTGATCGCCGAACGAGGACGGAAGCCCGTGATGATGGGAGCTACGGTGTTGATTGGACTGTTTGGGTTTGTGCTGGCGCCGCTCTTCACTGCGGGCACGGTGGGAGCGACGGTGATGATGGCGCTGGGGCTCGCGCTGATGGGCATGACCTACGGCCCGCTGGGTACAGTAGTGTCCGAATTGTTTCCGACCCCGGTTCGCTATACCGGCAGCTCGCTTGCGTTCAGCATGGCTGGAATTCTGGGAGCTTCGCTCGCGCCTTATGCGGCGACCTGGCTGGCCAAGAGCTATGGGCTGCAGTATGTGGGCTACTATCTCACGGCCTCGGCCGTACTGACGTTTTTCGGGTTGTTGTTGATTCGGGAGACGAAGGACGACGACCTTACCGTTTCGGCTCTTTGA
- a CDS encoding lipopolysaccharide assembly protein LapB: MPKPTHHRTAPAVLRPYHLGVMASVIFFGLLSTNSLRAQLPAGTTDTTASQPQNQSDLDPLRAQANAALDQHDFPAALKLLTNLAAKYPNDAHLLYDLGFTQESLDQTSNAADTYRRAAAVDPKYFEPHLSLGLLLARTGQHDQARAELLTATTLTPSTDPALKARAWRALARLDQTTRPADASNELLEAMKTSPETPDDIILSGELAEASNDLPAAEAAYRRLISADPQNAAATAALVHLLEREKKTDQAEALLTASLGKSPDDPTLNAQLASLYDSQNQPDKAIPLIEKLHAANPSDAGITRLLAHLYSSNSQFEQAAPLYATLTNDFPNDPTLVTDRADALIHLRQFAEAESMLKRTTSNPSAFATKDDLGLAASHLAFAASANDDPTTSLQALAIRDKVLPQSPSSLFLAATAHDKLHQVKEARDLYKQFLSVANGKFPNEEWQARHRLVTLDHSR; this comes from the coding sequence ATGCCGAAGCCGACACACCACAGAACCGCCCCTGCCGTACTGCGCCCCTACCATCTCGGCGTCATGGCATCCGTAATATTTTTTGGGCTCCTCAGCACCAACTCGCTCCGCGCACAGCTCCCCGCCGGAACCACCGACACGACCGCCTCCCAGCCGCAGAACCAATCGGACCTGGACCCTCTTCGCGCCCAGGCCAACGCCGCGCTCGACCAGCATGACTTCCCTGCTGCTCTCAAGCTGCTGACCAACCTTGCCGCTAAGTATCCTAACGACGCCCACCTGCTGTACGACCTTGGCTTTACGCAGGAGTCACTCGACCAGACCTCGAACGCTGCCGACACCTATCGCCGCGCCGCTGCTGTCGACCCCAAGTACTTCGAGCCGCACCTCTCGCTCGGCCTTCTGCTTGCGCGCACCGGCCAGCACGATCAGGCCCGCGCGGAACTCCTGACAGCCACCACGCTGACTCCCTCCACCGATCCCGCGCTCAAGGCCCGAGCCTGGCGCGCCCTCGCCCGGCTCGATCAGACCACCCGCCCCGCCGATGCCAGTAACGAGCTGCTGGAGGCGATGAAGACCTCTCCGGAGACGCCGGACGACATCATCCTCTCCGGTGAGCTTGCCGAAGCCTCCAACGACCTACCCGCAGCGGAAGCCGCGTACCGCCGCCTGATCAGTGCCGATCCGCAGAATGCTGCCGCTACCGCTGCCCTCGTCCATCTGCTGGAGCGCGAGAAGAAAACCGATCAGGCCGAAGCGCTGCTGACCGCGTCGCTTGGCAAAAGTCCTGACGATCCTACGCTTAATGCTCAGCTGGCCAGCCTCTACGACTCTCAGAACCAGCCGGACAAGGCGATTCCCCTCATCGAAAAACTGCACGCCGCCAATCCCAGCGACGCCGGAATCACCCGCCTGCTCGCACATCTGTACAGCAGCAACAGCCAGTTCGAGCAGGCCGCACCACTCTACGCCACGCTGACCAACGACTTCCCCAACGACCCCACCCTGGTCACCGACCGCGCCGACGCCCTGATTCACCTGCGCCAGTTCGCCGAGGCAGAATCGATGCTGAAGCGCACCACCAGCAATCCCTCCGCCTTCGCCACCAAGGACGACCTTGGCCTCGCGGCCAGCCACCTTGCCTTTGCCGCTTCGGCGAACGATGATCCCACCACCAGCTTGCAAGCATTAGCGATTCGTGATAAAGTGCTGCCACAGTCACCGTCGTCTTTGTTCCTGGCGGCGACCGCGCACGACAAGCTCCACCAGGTCAAGGAGGCTCGCGATCTGTACAAACAGTTTCTCTCCGTGGCAAACGGTAAGTTTCCCAACGAGGAGTGGCAGGCCCGCCACCGCCTTGTCACACTCGATCACTCGCGGTAA
- the alaC gene encoding alanine transaminase: MDEFRRLTRLPAYVFNITGELKAAARKRGEDIIDFGMGNPDGATPKAIVDKLIEAAQKTATHRYSLSRGIPRLRKAICNWYKTRYDVDLNPETEAIVTIGSKEGIAHLCLAVLDDEDTVAVPNPSYPIHIFGPVIAGSKVQSIPAADADADTLLARLEYELPRMQPRPKLLILNFPSNPTAQCVELSFFERIVALCKELGIYIVHDLAYADIVFDGYRAPSVLEVPGAKDIAVEFFTLSKSYNMPGWRVGFMVGNPKLVAALGRIKSYFDYGTFTPIQVASIAALEGPQDCVAKIRDNYKARRDVLVPGLNKLGWAVDMPKATMFVWAKIPEQYRALGSVEFSKKLLAEAKTAVSPGIGFGEHGDGHVRFSLIENEERTRQALRGMKQMFKAG; the protein is encoded by the coding sequence ATCATCGACTTCGGGATGGGCAATCCCGATGGAGCGACGCCCAAGGCAATCGTCGACAAGCTGATCGAAGCAGCACAAAAGACTGCAACCCATCGCTACTCGCTCTCGCGCGGCATTCCGCGTCTGCGCAAGGCCATCTGCAACTGGTACAAGACCCGCTACGACGTCGATCTCAATCCCGAGACCGAAGCGATCGTCACCATTGGCTCGAAGGAGGGTATCGCCCACCTTTGCCTTGCCGTGCTCGACGACGAAGATACAGTAGCTGTGCCGAACCCGAGCTATCCGATCCATATCTTCGGACCGGTCATTGCCGGATCGAAGGTGCAGAGCATTCCCGCAGCCGATGCAGACGCCGACACGCTGCTGGCGCGGCTCGAATACGAGCTGCCGAGAATGCAGCCGCGTCCAAAGCTGCTGATCCTGAACTTTCCGTCGAACCCAACTGCGCAGTGCGTCGAGCTTTCGTTCTTCGAGCGGATCGTCGCGCTGTGCAAGGAACTCGGAATCTACATCGTTCATGATCTGGCCTATGCGGACATCGTCTTCGACGGCTATCGTGCTCCCAGCGTGCTCGAAGTTCCCGGCGCAAAAGACATCGCGGTCGAGTTCTTCACGCTCTCGAAGAGCTACAACATGCCGGGTTGGCGCGTGGGCTTCATGGTCGGAAACCCGAAGCTGGTTGCGGCGCTCGGTCGCATCAAGAGCTACTTCGACTACGGCACATTCACGCCGATCCAGGTAGCTTCCATCGCCGCGCTCGAAGGTCCGCAGGATTGCGTCGCCAAGATTCGCGACAACTACAAGGCTCGCCGCGATGTCTTGGTGCCGGGCTTGAACAAGCTCGGCTGGGCCGTCGATATGCCTAAGGCAACCATGTTCGTCTGGGCAAAGATTCCGGAGCAGTACCGCGCGCTCGGGTCAGTGGAGTTCTCAAAGAAGCTGCTGGCAGAGGCGAAGACCGCGGTCAGCCCAGGTATCGGCTTCGGTGAGCATGGCGACGGTCATGTGCGTTTCTCGCTGATCGAAAACGAAGAACGCACGCGTCAGGCGCTGCGCGGGATGAAGCAGATGTTCAAAGCAGGATAA
- a CDS encoding metalloregulator ArsR/SmtB family transcription factor, producing the protein MATKKAFNIERFFQALGDNTRLRLLNLMGDQEICVCYFVEILGAPQPKISRHLAYLRSAGIISSRREGRWMHYRIVIPPHIGASQILRQTLGWLKEDKGMQADRARLAKACCSPAKYALLEGAPLPATIHQASGETC; encoded by the coding sequence ATGGCGACGAAGAAGGCATTTAATATCGAGCGGTTCTTTCAGGCGCTCGGAGACAATACCCGCCTCCGGCTCCTTAACCTCATGGGCGATCAGGAAATTTGTGTGTGCTATTTCGTCGAGATCCTCGGCGCCCCCCAGCCAAAGATCTCCCGCCATCTCGCGTACCTGCGAAGCGCTGGAATCATCTCCTCGCGACGCGAAGGACGATGGATGCACTATCGCATCGTCATACCGCCGCATATCGGTGCATCTCAGATTCTTCGGCAAACACTGGGCTGGCTTAAAGAAGACAAGGGAATGCAGGCAGACAGGGCACGGCTCGCAAAGGCTTGTTGCTCCCCGGCTAAGTATGCCCTCCTCGAAGGCGCTCCTTTGCCCGCAACGATTCATCAGGCATCCGGCGAGACCTGCTAA